The proteins below come from a single Mya arenaria isolate MELC-2E11 chromosome 6, ASM2691426v1 genomic window:
- the LOC128238977 gene encoding epidermal growth factor receptor substrate 15-like 1 — MSAKKTLDITPVFNHRKSVALVDTAEELVDSLDNLSVCLRHIEEKYPPSKTTNPASKGDVVPDQNGSIYEKLMENLEVARDLTDILKREKWRLSRREMSVELRMGELEDYKSHLKSDMNDMNQTVEALSIRIVQLENSLCEAQELQEETEAAKQEAQDDLDTANKTIKELQNNKTDLAKEITMLTSQRKDSSMRNQFQEMSDKVEILVLENHQLKDIIREKDDTIENMEKRLRDIEVKERENVEHMNDMEKRLGELDIGNGEVSKAKRDSSEMSRQDSGYCGSIVDKPPGSTNLDGIMETTEVVYV, encoded by the exons ATGTCTGCCAAGAAGACGCTGGACATCACGCCGGTGTTCAACCACCGGAAGTCGGTGGCCCTGGTGGACACTGCAGAGGAGTTGGTGGACAGTCTAGATAACCTGTCCGTCTGTCTGCGCCACATCGAGGAGAAATACCCACCG TCTAAAACAACAAACCCAGCATCAAAAGGTGACGTAGTTCCGGATCAGAACGGAAGTATTTATGAAAAGCTGATGGAAAATCTTGAAGTGGCACGCGACCTGACCGACATCTTAAAACGCGAGAAATGGCGCCTCAGCAGACGGGAAATGAGCGTGGAACTCCGTATGGGAGAATTAGAAGATTACAAATCACATTTAAAGAGCGACATG AACGACATGAACCAGACGGTTGAAGCCCTAAGCATACGTATTGTGCAGCTGGAGAACAGCCTTTGTGAGGCACAGGAACTGCAGGAGGAGACCGAGGCCGCCAAACAGGAGGCACAGGACGACCTCGACACCGCCAATAAGACTATTAAAG aGTTGCAAAATAACAAGACTGACCTCGCGAAAGAAATCACCATGCTAACGTCCCAAAGAAAAGACAGTTCCATGCGAAATCAATTTCAGGAGATGAGCGACAAGGTGGAGATACTTGTCCTGGAAAACCATCAACTGAAGGACATCATCCGTGAGAAAGACGATACCATAGAAAACATGGAGAAACGGTTGAGAGACATAGAAGTTAAAGAAAGGGAGAATGTGGAACATATGAATGATATGGAGAAACGGTTGGGAGAACTTGACATTGGCAATGGAGAAGTTAGCAAGGCAAAGAGAGACAGCAGTGAAATGTCGAGACAAGATAGTGGATACTGTGGCAGTATTGTTGACAAGCCACCTGGAAGCACAAACCTAGATGGCATCATGGAGACCACAGAAGTGGTCTATGTGTAG